A stretch of the uncultured Desulfobacter sp. genome encodes the following:
- the carB gene encoding carbamoyl-phosphate synthase large subunit, with amino-acid sequence MPKRNDIHKILIIGAGPIIISQACEFDYSGTQACKALKEEGFEVVLINSNPATIMTDPETADRVYVEPVTAETLCKVIEEERPDAVLPTLGGQTALNTTIDAAKTGIFEKYNIELIGASIDAINKAEDRELFRDAMDKIGLRIPQSGFATNMQEVEETAQRIGFPIIVRPSFTLGGTGGGVAYNMEELANLSKAGLDASLITQVMLEESVLGWKEFELEVMRDHADNVVIICSIENVDAMGVHTGDSITVAPAQTLSDKEYQALRDASIAIIREIGVDTGGSNVQFAVNPDNGEIIVVEMNPRVSRSSALASKATGFPIAKIAAKLAVGYTLDEIPNDITGETMACFEPSIDYCVVKIPRWTFEKFPETDDILTTAMKSVGETMSIGRTFKEALQKGMRSLEIGRAGFGADGKDPAPGSVTGTDLEYKLSTPNSQRIFYIKYAIENGMPITMIHELTAIDPWFLYQMKQIVDLEKQLKLAGMNLPKDLFEKAKKYGFSDMQLAYLSGGLTDKQIEQKRKDLGIVPVYKLVDTCAAEFRAVTPYYYSTYESECEARVADKKKVIILGGGPNRIGQGIEFDYCCVHASFALREEGVESIMVNSNPETVSTDYDTSDKLYFEPLTREDVLHIVEKEKPFGVIVQFGGQTPLNLATDLQKAGVPIIGTSPESIDRAEDRDLFAAMLKKLDLRQPDNGIAYSYEEAVKVARDIGYPVMVRPSFVLGGRAMKIVYDEKDLEEYFDLAVQASPDKPVLIDKFLEEAFELDVDAISDGEDTVIGGMMEHIEEAGIHSGDSACVLPPYSIEEHHIKQMADAAKAIAKELNVKGLMNIQFGIMNDTVYIIEVNPRASRTIPFVSKAIGVPLAKLATKVMLGKTLKELGVTKEIVPPYYCVKEAVMPFDRFDNVDPVLGPEMKSTGEVMGIDKDLGAAVAKSQFAAGQKLPKEGTVFISVQDKDKKAALPVAQLFHDMGFTIMATRGTVTFLEENKIPSTMVKKVSAGRPHVVDAVKNGEIQLILNTGSSSQTQRDGYEIRRAAIKYKIPYATTTDGARAISLAIQAMKKENLTVKPLQHYHKENSIIG; translated from the coding sequence GCCCGATGCCGTGCTGCCCACTCTTGGCGGCCAGACGGCGCTTAACACCACCATTGATGCAGCCAAAACGGGGATATTTGAAAAATATAATATCGAACTGATCGGTGCATCCATTGACGCCATCAACAAGGCAGAAGACCGGGAACTGTTCCGGGATGCCATGGATAAAATCGGTTTAAGAATTCCCCAATCCGGGTTTGCCACCAACATGCAGGAAGTTGAAGAGACAGCCCAGCGCATCGGATTTCCTATTATTGTCCGGCCAAGCTTTACCCTTGGCGGAACCGGCGGCGGTGTGGCCTACAATATGGAAGAGCTTGCAAACCTTTCCAAGGCCGGACTTGACGCGTCCCTGATCACCCAGGTGATGCTTGAGGAGTCTGTTCTGGGATGGAAAGAATTTGAGCTTGAGGTGATGCGGGATCACGCGGACAACGTGGTGATCATCTGTTCCATTGAAAACGTTGACGCTATGGGGGTTCATACAGGTGATTCCATTACCGTGGCCCCGGCCCAGACCTTGTCGGATAAAGAATACCAGGCGTTGAGGGATGCCTCCATTGCCATCATCAGAGAAATCGGCGTGGACACGGGCGGTTCAAATGTTCAATTTGCCGTGAACCCGGACAACGGAGAAATTATCGTGGTTGAGATGAATCCCCGTGTATCCAGGTCTTCCGCCCTTGCCTCCAAGGCCACGGGCTTTCCCATTGCCAAAATTGCAGCCAAGCTTGCCGTTGGGTATACGCTGGATGAAATTCCCAATGATATCACCGGCGAAACCATGGCCTGCTTTGAGCCCTCCATTGACTATTGCGTGGTAAAAATTCCGCGCTGGACCTTTGAAAAATTTCCCGAAACCGACGACATACTCACCACGGCCATGAAATCCGTGGGTGAAACCATGTCCATTGGCAGAACATTTAAGGAAGCACTTCAAAAGGGTATGCGGTCCCTTGAAATCGGCCGGGCAGGTTTCGGTGCCGACGGCAAAGATCCGGCACCGGGTTCCGTGACAGGTACGGATCTGGAATACAAATTATCCACACCCAATTCCCAGCGCATTTTTTACATCAAATACGCCATTGAAAACGGCATGCCCATCACCATGATCCATGAGCTGACTGCCATTGATCCTTGGTTTCTGTACCAGATGAAACAAATTGTGGACCTTGAAAAGCAGTTAAAGCTGGCCGGCATGAACCTGCCCAAAGATCTGTTTGAAAAGGCAAAAAAATACGGATTCTCCGATATGCAGTTGGCTTATCTGTCCGGGGGACTGACAGACAAACAGATAGAACAGAAACGAAAAGATTTAGGCATTGTTCCTGTATATAAACTGGTTGACACCTGTGCTGCGGAATTCAGGGCGGTTACCCCTTACTATTACTCCACCTATGAAAGCGAATGCGAAGCCCGGGTGGCGGATAAGAAAAAGGTCATCATACTGGGCGGCGGTCCCAACCGCATCGGACAGGGCATTGAATTTGACTACTGCTGTGTTCATGCCTCCTTTGCGTTAAGGGAAGAAGGGGTGGAATCCATCATGGTCAACTCCAACCCGGAAACGGTCTCCACGGACTATGACACCTCGGACAAGCTCTATTTTGAACCATTGACCAGGGAAGATGTGCTGCACATCGTTGAAAAAGAAAAACCCTTTGGCGTGATTGTCCAGTTTGGCGGCCAGACGCCTTTGAACCTTGCCACAGACCTTCAAAAAGCAGGGGTACCCATCATCGGCACAAGTCCCGAAAGCATTGACCGGGCCGAGGACCGGGATCTGTTTGCGGCCATGCTTAAAAAACTGGACTTGCGCCAGCCGGATAACGGCATCGCATATTCTTATGAAGAAGCTGTGAAGGTGGCCAGGGATATCGGATACCCGGTCATGGTTCGTCCCTCCTTTGTTTTAGGCGGCCGGGCCATGAAAATCGTCTATGATGAAAAAGACCTGGAAGAATATTTCGACCTGGCAGTCCAGGCCTCACCGGATAAACCTGTCCTTATTGATAAATTCCTGGAAGAAGCCTTTGAGCTGGATGTGGACGCCATCTCCGATGGTGAGGATACCGTCATCGGCGGAATGATGGAACATATTGAAGAGGCCGGCATTCATTCAGGCGATTCTGCCTGTGTGCTGCCCCCTTACTCCATTGAGGAACACCACATCAAACAAATGGCGGATGCGGCCAAAGCCATTGCCAAAGAACTGAATGTCAAAGGGTTAATGAACATTCAGTTCGGGATTATGAATGACACGGTGTACATCATTGAGGTTAATCCCAGGGCATCAAGGACCATCCCCTTTGTCTCCAAGGCCATCGGCGTGCCGTTGGCAAAGCTTGCCACCAAGGTCATGCTGGGAAAAACCTTAAAGGAACTTGGGGTAACAAAGGAAATCGTCCCGCCTTATTATTGTGTCAAAGAAGCGGTAATGCCCTTTGACCGCTTTGACAATGTGGATCCTGTGCTTGGGCCGGAGATGAAATCCACAGGCGAAGTCATGGGTATTGATAAGGATCTTGGTGCAGCTGTAGCCAAATCCCAGTTTGCTGCCGGACAGAAACTTCCCAAGGAAGGTACAGTATTTATATCTGTTCAGGATAAGGACAAAAAGGCGGCACTGCCTGTGGCCCAACTTTTCCATGACATGGGATTCACCATCATGGCCACCCGGGGAACTGTTACCTTCCTGGAAGAGAACAAAATTCCATCCACAATGGTGAAAAAGGTATCCGCAGGCCGGCCTCATGTAGTGGATGCTGTAAAAAACGGCGAAATCCAGCTTATTTTAAATACAGGTTCGTCCAGCCAGACCCAAAGAGACGGCTATGAAATTCGCAGGGCAGCCATTAAATATAAAATACCTTATGCCACCACCACGGACGGGGCTAGGGCCATCAGCCTGGCAATCCAGGCCATGAAAAAAGAGAATCTGACGGTTAAGCCGCTCCAGCATTATCACAAAGAGAACTCAATTATTGGATAA
- the purF gene encoding amidophosphoribosyltransferase → MNTIHPNCNNCSVFTPSERPKDECGVFGLYKHPEAAKITYFGLYALQHRGQESAGISVNRGINDKIFSHKGMGLVPEIFNMEDLERIEGGSAIGHVRYSTTGESVLANAQPFVVNHRHRSYALAHNGNLVNAHIIREELEEKGSIFQTTMDSEVFLHLFIKNLIKGDYESAVLKAASKVEGAYSMILLTCKGEIIGMKDPNGFRPLALGKLNGHYVLASETCAFDLIQAEFIRELDPGEIVIINEDGIKSIKHPKAAIKKSLCIFEYIYFARPDSTIDGKNVYEMRKAHGRRLAQEAPVDADMVMPFPDSGNYAAIGYAAESGIPFEMGMIRNHYVGRSFIQPTQSMRDFAVRVKLNPVRELIKGKDIIIIEDSIIRGTTAKTRVKALKDLGAGKIHMRVSCPPHKFPCYYGIDFSSKGELIAAQKPLDELTEYLGLDSLHYLSIEGMLEASGVDEPEANFCKACFDGTYPVPFDPNFTKQCMG, encoded by the coding sequence ATGAATACCATCCACCCAAATTGTAATAACTGCTCCGTTTTCACGCCAAGCGAACGCCCCAAAGATGAATGTGGGGTTTTTGGCCTTTATAAACACCCGGAAGCGGCCAAAATCACCTATTTCGGACTCTATGCACTTCAGCACAGGGGTCAGGAAAGCGCGGGTATCTCCGTGAACCGGGGGATCAACGACAAAATTTTCTCCCATAAAGGCATGGGGCTTGTACCGGAAATTTTCAACATGGAAGACCTTGAACGTATTGAAGGCGGGTCTGCCATCGGCCATGTCCGCTACTCCACAACGGGTGAATCGGTTCTGGCCAATGCCCAGCCTTTTGTGGTCAACCACCGGCACCGCTCTTATGCCCTGGCCCACAACGGTAATCTGGTCAATGCCCACATCATCAGAGAAGAACTTGAAGAAAAGGGCTCTATCTTCCAGACCACCATGGATTCGGAAGTTTTTTTGCATCTGTTCATCAAAAACTTGATAAAAGGCGATTATGAATCTGCCGTGTTAAAGGCAGCCTCAAAGGTTGAAGGGGCTTACTCCATGATTCTGCTCACCTGTAAAGGTGAAATCATCGGTATGAAGGACCCCAACGGATTCCGCCCCCTGGCCCTTGGAAAACTGAACGGCCACTATGTCTTGGCATCGGAAACCTGCGCCTTTGATCTGATCCAGGCCGAATTTATCCGCGAACTGGATCCCGGTGAAATCGTCATTATCAATGAAGACGGTATCAAAAGTATCAAACATCCCAAAGCGGCCATCAAAAAATCGCTGTGCATATTTGAATATATCTATTTTGCACGTCCCGACTCCACCATTGACGGCAAAAACGTTTATGAAATGAGAAAGGCTCATGGCAGGCGGCTGGCCCAGGAAGCCCCTGTGGATGCAGACATGGTTATGCCGTTTCCTGATTCCGGCAACTATGCAGCCATCGGCTATGCCGCAGAATCTGGCATCCCCTTTGAAATGGGCATGATACGCAACCATTATGTGGGTAGAAGTTTTATTCAGCCCACCCAGTCCATGCGGGATTTTGCCGTGCGGGTGAAACTGAATCCGGTACGTGAACTGATAAAAGGTAAAGACATTATCATTATTGAAGATTCAATTATCCGGGGTACCACGGCTAAAACCCGTGTGAAAGCCTTAAAGGATTTGGGTGCAGGAAAAATACACATGCGGGTCTCCTGTCCCCCCCATAAGTTCCCCTGTTACTACGGCATTGATTTTTCATCCAAGGGAGAATTGATTGCAGCCCAGAAGCCTTTAGATGAACTGACCGAATACCTTGGACTGGATTCTTTGCATTACCTGTCCATTGAAGGCATGTTAGAAGCCTCCGGGGTAGATGAGCCCGAAGCCAATTTCTGCAAAGCCTGTTTTGACGGTACATATCCCGTACCCTTTGA